Proteins from a single region of Aerococcus viridans:
- the uvrB gene encoding excinuclease ABC subunit UvrB — translation MMINQFDLVSEYEPSGDQPEAIRRIVEQVEAGDKAQVLLGGTGTGKTFTMANVIAQTNRPTLVLAHNKTLAGQLYGELKEFFPNNAVEYFVSYYDYYQPEAYVPSSDSYIEKSASVNDEIDKLRHSATSSILERRDTIVVASVSCIYGLVNPVEYRDHVISIRQGQTLSRDAFMRRLVENQYERNDIDFQRGTFRVRGDIVDVFLSSHDSSSIRVEFFGDEIDRIREVDALTGEVHSEVEHFPIYPATHFVVDHEQVEKSVKSIEAELEDRLKELNDEGKLLEAQRLEQRTRYDIEMLLEMGYCNGIENYSRHMDGRKPGEAPYTLLDFFPEDFLLMVDESHMTMPQVRGMYNGDKARKQVLIDHGFRLPSALDNRPLKLEEFEGKLNQTLFVSATPADYEVEKAGEEDIVEQIIRPTGLLDPTVEVRPIEGQIDDIISEINDRIEREERVFITTLTKRMAEDLTDYLEEVGIKVKYLHSDIKTLERTEIIRDLRLGVFDVLIGINLLREGIDVPEVSLVTILDADKEGFLRNERSLIQTIGRAARNQNGHVIMYADGITDSMRRAMDETARRRAIQQAYNKEHGIVPQTIKKEIRDAIRITHVNSEEMSNSLTEQLRALKRDDREQALRNVELEMKQAAKDLNFEKAAELRDIIMELKAEMKK, via the coding sequence ATGATGATAAACCAATTTGATTTAGTTTCGGAATATGAACCAAGTGGTGACCAACCGGAAGCCATCAGAAGAATTGTGGAACAAGTGGAGGCTGGCGATAAGGCGCAAGTTCTACTGGGTGGTACAGGAACGGGTAAGACATTCACTATGGCGAATGTGATTGCCCAGACAAATCGGCCAACCTTAGTTTTAGCCCATAATAAAACCTTGGCAGGGCAATTATATGGGGAGCTGAAAGAGTTCTTCCCAAATAATGCGGTGGAGTATTTTGTGTCTTACTACGACTACTACCAGCCGGAAGCTTATGTGCCGTCAAGTGACTCCTATATTGAAAAGTCAGCTTCAGTGAATGATGAAATTGATAAGTTGCGTCATTCGGCGACGTCTTCTATTTTGGAGCGACGGGATACAATTGTTGTTGCCTCAGTTTCATGTATTTATGGGTTGGTGAACCCAGTCGAGTACCGGGACCATGTGATATCAATTAGACAAGGGCAAACATTATCGCGCGATGCCTTTATGCGTCGTTTAGTTGAAAATCAATATGAACGAAATGATATCGACTTCCAGCGTGGGACTTTCCGTGTACGCGGGGATATTGTCGACGTGTTCTTATCATCTCATGATTCTTCATCGATTCGAGTGGAGTTTTTTGGTGATGAAATCGACCGCATCCGTGAAGTGGATGCTTTAACAGGTGAAGTCCATTCTGAAGTAGAACATTTTCCCATTTATCCAGCGACCCACTTTGTGGTAGACCATGAACAAGTAGAGAAATCAGTTAAATCAATCGAGGCTGAATTAGAAGATCGTTTGAAAGAGTTGAATGATGAAGGGAAGTTGCTTGAAGCGCAACGTCTAGAACAACGTACCCGCTATGACATCGAAATGCTTCTTGAAATGGGTTACTGTAACGGGATCGAAAACTACTCTCGTCATATGGACGGGCGTAAACCTGGGGAAGCACCATATACTTTGCTCGATTTCTTCCCAGAAGATTTCTTATTAATGGTAGATGAGTCACATATGACAATGCCACAGGTGCGTGGGATGTATAATGGAGATAAGGCTAGAAAACAAGTTTTAATTGACCATGGTTTCCGTTTACCTTCAGCCTTGGATAACCGACCATTAAAATTAGAAGAGTTTGAAGGAAAATTAAACCAGACCCTATTCGTATCTGCAACACCAGCTGATTATGAAGTTGAGAAAGCAGGGGAAGAAGATATTGTCGAACAAATCATCCGACCAACTGGCTTGCTTGATCCTACTGTGGAAGTCCGTCCAATTGAAGGTCAAATTGACGACATTATTAGTGAGATTAATGACCGGATTGAACGAGAAGAACGGGTATTTATTACTACTTTAACGAAACGAATGGCAGAAGACTTGACTGACTACCTGGAAGAAGTGGGCATCAAGGTAAAATACCTGCATTCTGATATCAAGACGTTAGAGCGTACGGAAATTATTCGTGACTTACGTCTAGGCGTGTTCGATGTATTGATCGGAATCAACTTGCTGCGTGAGGGGATTGATGTGCCAGAAGTATCCTTAGTCACGATATTAGATGCAGACAAAGAAGGCTTCTTGCGTAATGAGCGATCTCTTATCCAGACCATTGGACGGGCAGCTCGTAATCAAAATGGTCATGTAATTATGTATGCTGATGGGATCACCGACTCTATGCGCCGGGCCATGGATGAAACGGCCCGTCGACGTGCTATCCAACAAGCTTATAACAAGGAACATGGGATTGTACCGCAAACAATCAAGAAAGAAATTCGTGATGCTATTCGGATTACCCACGTGAATTCTGAAGAAATGAGTAATTCCTTAACAGAACAATTACGGGCTTTAAAACGGGATGACAGAGAACAAGCTCTACGGAATGTGGAATTAGAAATGAAACAAGCTGCCAAGGACTTAAATTTCGAAAAAGCGGCTGAACTTCGTGACATTATTATGGAATTAAAAGCAGAAATGAAGAAATAG
- a CDS encoding protein-export chaperone SecB, whose translation MVAIKFENYIVNNIDYTRNDEYENEEGNIAIDPNFSAKIYYANTRAVVEINVEINKNQDNAPFALEVTISGFFELDDVKFEKNDNMSEFKQMLSSNALAILYPYVRNMVSDITLKSNEFPALTLPVMNFVNLVQKEGKVEFIDMSGDME comes from the coding sequence ATGGTAGCGATTAAATTTGAAAACTATATTGTGAATAATATTGATTATACTCGAAATGACGAGTATGAAAATGAAGAAGGCAATATTGCCATAGATCCCAATTTTTCTGCAAAAATTTATTATGCCAACACTAGAGCAGTAGTTGAAATTAATGTGGAAATTAATAAAAACCAAGATAATGCGCCGTTTGCTCTAGAAGTAACAATTTCAGGCTTCTTTGAATTAGATGATGTTAAATTTGAAAAAAATGATAATATGTCTGAATTTAAACAGATGTTATCATCAAACGCATTAGCCATACTATATCCGTATGTGCGAAATATGGTTAGCGATATAACATTGAAATCTAATGAATTTCCAGCATTAACTTTACCGGTAATGAACTTTGTAAATTTAGTCCAAAAAGAAGGTAAAGTTGAATTTATTGATATGTCTGGTGATATGGAGTGA
- a CDS encoding phosphatase PAP2 family protein, with the protein MKKDPIRPYLIASAIAGIPFIFICLTAMIDIEFLTSVDQVIGQHFYHWGNDIFTYFIQNFTLLGNAQGIIPTAIIIGGLFYYISRRWQVFIWPIFTILVGVGPAVDLIKYIVQRPRPSYIAHLIDQGGYSFPSGHSAGAVMVWGSLAFLIWHYYGDKYPKLAPYLIGFVTFMMVALGGSRLYLGVHYPSDVIAGWSLGGVWLGLCICYFKLFVPSQPKLAKEPGKAKLTEK; encoded by the coding sequence ATGAAAAAAGACCCAATTAGACCCTATCTAATAGCTTCGGCTATTGCTGGCATCCCTTTTATATTTATTTGTTTAACTGCAATGATTGATATCGAATTCCTTACTAGCGTGGATCAAGTTATCGGTCAACACTTCTATCATTGGGGTAACGACATTTTCACGTACTTTATCCAAAACTTTACCCTATTAGGAAACGCCCAAGGTATCATCCCCACCGCTATCATTATTGGTGGCTTATTCTATTACATCAGTCGAAGATGGCAGGTCTTCATCTGGCCTATTTTTACCATCCTAGTAGGTGTTGGTCCTGCCGTAGACCTCATCAAATATATCGTTCAACGACCACGACCAAGCTACATCGCACATTTAATTGACCAAGGCGGCTATTCCTTTCCCTCTGGTCACTCAGCAGGTGCAGTGATGGTTTGGGGCAGCCTGGCCTTTCTCATCTGGCACTATTACGGCGACAAATATCCAAAATTAGCCCCATACCTAATTGGTTTCGTCACCTTTATGATGGTTGCATTAGGTGGCTCAAGACTATATTTGGGCGTCCACTATCCATCTGACGTCATTGCTGGTTGGTCCCTAGGTGGCGTTTGGCTAGGTCTATGTATTTGCTACTTCAAACTCTTTGTACCTAGCCAACCAAAATTGGCAAAAGAACCCGGAAAAGCTAAGCTGACAGAAAAATAA
- the rpsO gene encoding 30S ribosomal protein S15, translating into MAISKERKNELIQQFARHEGDTGSPEVQIAILTEDINSLNEHARTHKKDHHSYRGLMKKVGHRRNLLAYLRNKDVQRYRELIQALGLRR; encoded by the coding sequence ATGGCAATTTCAAAAGAACGTAAAAACGAATTAATCCAACAATTTGCACGTCACGAAGGAGATACTGGTAGCCCAGAGGTACAAATCGCTATCTTAACTGAAGATATCAACTCTCTTAACGAACATGCACGCACACACAAAAAAGACCACCATTCTTACCGTGGTTTAATGAAAAAAGTTGGTCACCGTCGTAATTTGTTAGCTTACTTACGTAACAAAGATGTTCAACGTTACCGTGAATTAATCCAAGCATTAGGCTTACGTCGTTAA
- the pnp gene encoding polyribonucleotide nucleotidyltransferase, with protein MKEKQVFKMNWAGRPLSIEYGQVAKQANAAVLVRYGDTVVLTAVVGAKEAKPGQDFFPLQVNYEEKMYSVGKIPGGYIKREGRPSEHATLTARLIDRPIRPMFDEGFTNEVQVINTVLSVDPDCSPEMAAMFGSSAALTISDIPFDGPIAGVNVGRVNGDLVINPTVEQQAQSDLELIVAGSKDAINMVESSAAELSETEMLEALMFGHTSIRELCYFQDEIREKVGQEKMDVQLNTPDNVLVAEVTAQYNQQMVEAIQTFDKLEREENIEAVKAAIIDHYSKLYAEHEDVATLMDQVRQIANQLEYKEVRRLITDDKVRPDGRKIDEIRPLASEVGLLPRTHGSGLFTRGQTQALSVATLAPLSEEQRIDGLSGDVTQRFMHHYNFPQYSVGSTGRYGSPGRREIGHGALGYRALNEVLPSEEDFPYAIRLVAEVLESNGSSSQASICAGTLALMDAGVPIKAPVAGIAMGLIMDEDEENYTVLTDIQGLEDHLGDMDFKVAGTENGITALQMDIKIKGITEQILREALDQAHKARVEILGHLATAIDAPRAELSPYAPKIEQMQIDPDDIKVVIGKGGDTINKIIDETGVKIDIDQEGGVNIASDNAAMIKRAKEIIAELTLKVQAGEVYEGTVKRIEKFGAFVEIAKGKDGLVHISQLQEERTNNVEDVVSMDEKVRVKVTEIDNRGRINLTMKGLDAE; from the coding sequence ATGAAAGAAAAGCAAGTGTTTAAAATGAATTGGGCCGGTCGCCCGTTATCGATCGAATATGGTCAGGTAGCTAAACAAGCCAATGCGGCGGTATTGGTTCGTTACGGAGATACTGTCGTATTAACTGCCGTAGTAGGGGCAAAAGAAGCTAAGCCAGGGCAAGACTTCTTCCCATTACAAGTGAACTATGAAGAAAAAATGTACTCAGTAGGTAAAATTCCTGGTGGTTACATCAAACGTGAAGGTCGCCCAAGCGAACATGCAACATTAACAGCACGTTTGATTGACCGTCCAATCCGTCCAATGTTTGACGAAGGGTTCACCAATGAAGTTCAAGTGATTAATACTGTTTTATCAGTAGACCCAGACTGCTCACCAGAAATGGCCGCAATGTTTGGTTCATCAGCAGCCTTAACGATTTCAGATATTCCTTTTGACGGTCCAATTGCAGGGGTGAACGTTGGTCGTGTAAATGGTGATTTGGTGATTAACCCAACTGTAGAACAGCAAGCACAATCTGATTTAGAGTTAATTGTTGCTGGTTCTAAAGATGCCATCAACATGGTAGAGTCTTCAGCTGCAGAATTATCTGAAACAGAAATGCTTGAAGCCTTAATGTTTGGACATACATCAATCCGTGAATTATGCTACTTCCAAGACGAGATCCGTGAAAAAGTTGGTCAAGAGAAGATGGACGTCCAATTAAATACACCAGATAACGTATTGGTTGCTGAAGTAACAGCACAATACAACCAACAAATGGTTGAAGCAATCCAAACGTTTGACAAGTTGGAACGTGAAGAAAATATCGAAGCGGTTAAAGCAGCGATTATCGACCACTACAGCAAATTATATGCAGAACATGAAGATGTTGCGACATTAATGGACCAAGTCCGTCAAATTGCGAACCAATTAGAATATAAAGAAGTTCGTCGTTTAATTACTGATGATAAAGTACGTCCTGATGGTCGTAAAATTGACGAAATTCGTCCATTAGCTTCAGAAGTTGGCTTATTGCCACGTACACACGGTTCTGGTTTATTCACCCGTGGACAAACCCAAGCCTTGTCAGTAGCGACATTAGCACCCTTATCTGAAGAACAACGTATTGATGGTTTATCTGGTGATGTTACCCAACGTTTCATGCACCACTACAACTTCCCTCAATACTCAGTAGGTTCAACCGGCCGTTACGGTTCGCCTGGTCGTCGTGAAATTGGTCATGGGGCTTTAGGTTACCGTGCCTTAAACGAAGTATTGCCGAGTGAAGAAGACTTCCCTTATGCAATCCGTTTAGTTGCTGAAGTATTAGAATCTAACGGTTCATCATCACAAGCATCTATTTGTGCGGGTACTTTAGCGCTTATGGACGCAGGTGTGCCAATTAAAGCGCCAGTTGCCGGTATCGCTATGGGTCTAATCATGGATGAAGACGAAGAAAACTATACAGTCTTAACTGATATCCAGGGTCTAGAAGACCACTTAGGTGACATGGACTTTAAAGTAGCCGGTACAGAAAACGGTATTACTGCGCTACAAATGGATATCAAGATTAAAGGGATCACGGAACAAATTCTACGTGAAGCTTTAGACCAAGCCCATAAAGCGCGCGTTGAAATCTTAGGTCACCTAGCAACTGCAATTGACGCGCCACGTGCTGAATTAAGTCCTTATGCACCAAAAATTGAGCAAATGCAAATTGATCCAGATGACATTAAAGTGGTTATCGGTAAAGGTGGCGACACCATCAACAAAATTATCGATGAAACAGGTGTTAAAATTGATATCGATCAAGAGGGTGGCGTGAATATCGCTTCAGATAATGCGGCAATGATCAAACGCGCTAAAGAAATTATTGCTGAATTGACCTTGAAAGTTCAAGCAGGTGAAGTGTATGAAGGAACTGTCAAACGCATTGAAAAATTTGGTGCCTTTGTTGAGATCGCTAAAGGTAAAGATGGTTTAGTGCACATTTCTCAACTGCAAGAAGAACGAACCAATAATGTGGAAGACGTAGTGTCAATGGACGAAAAAGTCCGCGTAAAAGTGACAGAAATCGACAACCGTGGTCGTATCAACTTGACGATGAAAGGTTTAGACGCTGAATAA
- a CDS encoding aspartate-semialdehyde dehydrogenase: MAKEYNVAIVGATGAVGEQLRHLVAKANFPVKNVKLLASARSAGKELPVGDKNYVVEELTKDAFEGVDIAFFSAGGDRSIEFSQAAIDAGAVVIDNTSAFRMDENTPLVVPEVNPQALKNHNGLIANPNCSTIQMVVALNPIRDAFGLDRVIVSTYQAVSGAGATAIEEMRQQYRDIEAGNDIQEPGILPVGGDEKHYQMAYNVLPQIDKFQDNHYTYEEMKMTNETKKILGDDTIDVSATCVRVPVVYGHSESVYFEVDNDDVTLEDIQNVLRDAPGVVLEDDINQQLYPQAVNAEKKTETFVGRIRKDLDFPRGFHMWVVSDNLWKGAALNSIQIAEQMVADNLI; the protein is encoded by the coding sequence ATGGCAAAAGAGTATAATGTAGCAATTGTCGGGGCAACAGGGGCAGTTGGAGAACAATTACGTCACTTAGTTGCAAAAGCAAATTTCCCAGTGAAAAATGTAAAACTATTAGCATCAGCGCGTTCAGCGGGGAAAGAATTACCAGTGGGCGATAAAAACTATGTTGTTGAAGAATTGACAAAAGATGCTTTTGAAGGTGTGGATATTGCCTTTTTCTCAGCTGGTGGAGACCGTTCAATCGAATTTAGCCAAGCAGCCATTGATGCTGGTGCAGTTGTAATTGATAATACTTCTGCCTTCCGGATGGATGAAAATACGCCTTTAGTAGTGCCAGAGGTAAACCCACAAGCATTGAAAAATCATAATGGCTTGATAGCTAACCCTAACTGTTCAACAATCCAAATGGTTGTGGCTTTAAATCCAATCCGTGATGCCTTTGGATTAGACCGTGTGATTGTGTCTACTTACCAAGCGGTATCAGGTGCAGGGGCGACAGCTATTGAAGAAATGCGTCAACAATACCGTGATATCGAAGCGGGCAATGACATCCAAGAACCAGGAATCTTGCCAGTTGGTGGGGACGAGAAACATTATCAAATGGCTTACAACGTATTGCCGCAAATCGATAAATTCCAAGACAACCACTATACTTATGAAGAAATGAAAATGACCAATGAAACCAAAAAAATCTTAGGCGATGATACAATTGATGTTTCTGCTACATGTGTACGTGTACCGGTTGTTTACGGTCACTCAGAGTCTGTTTACTTTGAAGTAGATAATGATGACGTGACACTTGAAGATATCCAAAATGTTTTACGAGACGCACCTGGTGTTGTATTGGAAGATGATATCAACCAACAACTTTACCCACAAGCAGTGAATGCTGAGAAGAAAACTGAAACATTTGTTGGCCGTATCCGTAAAGATTTAGACTTCCCACGTGGATTCCATATGTGGGTTGTTTCTGACAACTTATGGAAGGGTGCCGCATTGAATTCAATTCAGATTGCAGAACAAATGGTAGCTGATAATTTAATCTAG
- a CDS encoding ribonuclease J: MSDINIIALGGVRENGKNMYLVEVDEAIYVLDCGLVYPPDELLGIDMMIPDFTYLKENQDRVAGVFLTHGHADAIGALPYLLKDIQVPVFGTELTIELAKIQTKKIGLKNYQDFHIISEDNEIDFGNVVIKFFKTTHSVPESVGIEVSAPEGSIVYTGDFKFDMTVSDAYKTDFSRIVEIGRDGVFALLSDSNAAENMKPNATEIEIEQGLLKEVRNAKGRVIVAAVASNLMRIQQVLDVASKLGRRVFLDDTELEEIIDVAIRLGKLSIPSKDLIANLKDLGRFEDHEIIFLETGKSGEPLTTLQKMASSRHTAVSIKDGDKVIIVTTPSYDMEKVVAETKNDVYRAGGEVVELAQAYASSGHASPKDLQLMISLLKPKYVVPISGEYRLMSAHKHLATEVGIPEENVFLLDKGDILTYKDGNIHIGGAVPASNVLIDGSGVGDIGNIVLRDRRILSEDGIFLVVLTISRRLGKILSGPEIISRGFIYMKASETLLDESKDVVVEVTEENLKDKNFEWSKLKGDIRDALSKKLYSETQRRPMILPVIMEASNYHPDKKDKKNGKQN; encoded by the coding sequence ATGAGTGATATTAATATCATCGCTCTAGGTGGTGTCCGTGAAAACGGGAAAAACATGTACCTAGTCGAAGTTGACGAAGCAATCTATGTCTTAGATTGTGGTCTTGTATACCCACCAGATGAGTTATTAGGAATCGATATGATGATTCCAGACTTTACATACTTAAAAGAAAACCAAGACCGTGTAGCAGGGGTATTTTTAACCCACGGCCATGCGGATGCTATTGGTGCTTTACCGTATTTATTAAAAGATATTCAAGTACCCGTATTTGGTACAGAATTAACGATTGAACTAGCGAAAATTCAAACGAAGAAAATTGGCTTGAAGAATTATCAAGACTTCCATATTATTTCAGAAGATAATGAAATCGATTTTGGTAATGTCGTGATCAAATTCTTTAAAACTACCCACTCTGTACCTGAATCAGTAGGGATTGAAGTCTCTGCCCCAGAGGGTTCAATCGTTTATACAGGTGACTTCAAGTTTGATATGACAGTTTCAGATGCATATAAAACAGACTTTTCTCGTATTGTTGAAATTGGTCGTGACGGTGTATTCGCCTTACTATCAGATTCCAATGCAGCAGAAAATATGAAACCTAATGCCACTGAAATTGAAATTGAACAAGGTTTGTTGAAGGAAGTGCGTAATGCTAAAGGTCGTGTTATCGTTGCGGCGGTGGCTTCAAACTTAATGCGTATTCAACAAGTTTTAGATGTTGCAAGTAAACTGGGGCGTCGTGTTTTCTTAGATGATACTGAATTGGAAGAAATTATTGACGTAGCTATTCGCTTAGGCAAACTATCGATTCCGTCAAAAGACTTGATTGCCAACTTGAAAGACCTTGGCCGTTTTGAAGATCATGAAATTATTTTCCTAGAAACTGGGAAATCTGGTGAACCATTAACAACCTTACAAAAAATGGCCTCAAGTCGCCACACAGCTGTATCTATTAAAGACGGTGATAAGGTCATTATTGTGACAACACCTTCTTATGATATGGAAAAGGTGGTAGCAGAAACTAAAAACGATGTTTACCGTGCAGGCGGTGAAGTGGTTGAATTAGCTCAAGCGTATGCGTCAAGTGGTCATGCGAGTCCAAAAGACTTACAATTAATGATCAGTTTATTGAAACCCAAATATGTGGTCCCAATTTCAGGTGAATACCGTCTAATGTCTGCCCACAAACACTTGGCAACAGAGGTAGGTATTCCAGAAGAGAATGTCTTCTTATTAGACAAAGGGGATATCTTGACCTATAAAGATGGCAATATCCATATCGGTGGTGCCGTACCAGCTTCAAATGTATTGATTGATGGATCAGGTGTTGGAGATATTGGCAACATTGTTCTTCGCGACCGCCGTATCTTATCTGAAGATGGTATTTTCTTAGTTGTCCTAACTATTTCACGTCGTCTAGGTAAAATCTTATCTGGTCCAGAAATTATTTCTCGTGGTTTCATCTATATGAAGGCTTCTGAAACTTTATTAGATGAATCAAAAGACGTTGTCGTTGAAGTGACTGAGGAAAATCTTAAAGACAAGAACTTTGAATGGTCTAAATTGAAAGGTGACATCCGTGATGCACTAAGTAAGAAATTATATAGTGAAACACAACGTCGTCCGATGATTTTACCAGTCATTATGGAAGCTTCAAACTACCATCCTGACAAAAAAGATAAGAAAAATGGGAAACAAAACTAA
- a CDS encoding energy-coupled thiamine transporter ThiT: protein MNASQKLVVWVEGLLFVILALLIESIFPETITSYNITVAISLTLLVFYSYRRGSTAGFIAGAVLGAVVGYLQVENVQTEWMVLVASAIQTAMVGLSGKFARNLQRTLFNRRMSSVYLNLITGTIMTFAAFFILKFIFNQYVLNVGQVADGTYAMSMLWSFLANLALALIILVIILNVSSKYWIPKNTPYISRKERSRLLND, encoded by the coding sequence ATGAACGCGTCACAAAAACTAGTAGTCTGGGTTGAAGGCTTATTGTTTGTCATCCTGGCTTTATTAATTGAAAGTATCTTCCCAGAAACCATTACAAGTTACAATATTACCGTAGCGATTTCATTAACGCTATTGGTTTTCTATTCATATAGAAGAGGATCAACAGCGGGCTTTATCGCTGGAGCAGTACTTGGTGCAGTAGTGGGATATTTACAAGTAGAGAATGTACAAACAGAGTGGATGGTGCTAGTGGCTAGTGCAATCCAAACAGCTATGGTTGGGTTATCAGGTAAATTTGCTCGAAACTTACAGCGGACGTTATTCAACCGCCGTATGTCTAGTGTATATCTAAACCTGATTACCGGGACAATTATGACTTTTGCCGCATTCTTCATCCTAAAATTTATCTTTAATCAATATGTGCTAAATGTTGGTCAAGTGGCTGATGGTACGTATGCGATGAGTATGTTATGGTCATTCTTGGCTAACTTAGCCTTGGCCCTAATCATCCTAGTAATCATCTTGAACGTATCATCGAAATATTGGATTCCAAAGAATACGCCATATATTTCGCGCAAAGAACGTTCGCGTTTATTGAATGATTAA
- the cls gene encoding cardiolipin synthase, whose translation MGLYIFYGILILFVLNTIAAVITVLRQDRPVATIWAWLLVLILLPGVGFIIYYFVGRKISDQNIFRIRNQEVYGLNGLKDKYLNDKGKQKNVDHYPRGIQKMMRVLFKSDYSILTENNHVEIFIDGRKKMDRLVEDIYAATDSVHVQYYIFTDDEVGMRVVDALVDRAKAGLEVKLMADAVGSRRLSKKSVKRMEEAGVQFESFFSKSPFFIFNFRLNWRNHRKIVVIDGLVGYVGGFNVAKEYIGKGPLGYWRDTHFRLTGDAVKTLQSRFMVDWFASKKAKPSDFDHEYFPEPEITGDTAMQIVSSGPDEESDQIKMGYLQMINIAEEYIYIQTPYFIPDEAVFEAVEMAALSGVEVHIMIPSKPDHPLVYRATEYYVKSLLKSGVHIHKYRDDGFLHAKTLCVDGHIASVGTANFDIRSFALNFEINAFVYDRKLVAQLEEIFQNDLKESTQVDMDYFKNQTKWKKFRQGFSRLFSPVL comes from the coding sequence ATGGGTTTATATATTTTTTATGGGATTTTAATTCTTTTCGTGCTAAATACCATCGCCGCAGTTATTACCGTCCTTAGACAAGACCGTCCTGTGGCGACTATTTGGGCTTGGCTACTGGTCCTTATACTGCTACCGGGTGTAGGGTTTATCATTTACTACTTTGTTGGTCGAAAGATTTCCGACCAAAATATCTTTAGGATCCGAAACCAAGAAGTTTATGGATTGAACGGATTAAAAGATAAGTACCTAAATGACAAGGGTAAACAGAAAAATGTTGACCATTATCCGCGTGGTATTCAAAAGATGATGCGTGTCTTGTTTAAGAGTGACTATTCAATCTTGACTGAAAACAATCATGTCGAAATCTTTATTGATGGTCGAAAAAAAATGGACAGACTAGTAGAAGATATTTATGCCGCAACAGATTCTGTGCATGTCCAATACTACATCTTTACTGATGATGAAGTGGGCATGCGGGTAGTAGACGCTTTAGTTGACCGAGCCAAAGCGGGATTAGAGGTCAAGCTGATGGCTGACGCAGTAGGTAGTCGTCGGCTAAGTAAGAAATCAGTCAAACGCATGGAAGAGGCAGGGGTACAGTTTGAAAGTTTCTTCTCAAAAAGTCCCTTCTTTATTTTTAATTTTCGCCTAAATTGGCGTAATCACCGTAAGATTGTAGTAATCGATGGTTTAGTCGGTTACGTAGGGGGCTTTAATGTTGCCAAAGAATATATTGGTAAAGGACCTTTAGGTTATTGGCGTGATACCCATTTTCGTCTAACAGGCGATGCCGTCAAAACCTTACAAAGCCGTTTTATGGTAGACTGGTTTGCTTCTAAGAAAGCTAAACCAAGTGATTTTGACCATGAATACTTTCCAGAGCCCGAAATTACTGGGGACACTGCTATGCAGATTGTCTCATCAGGTCCAGACGAAGAATCTGACCAAATAAAAATGGGCTACCTACAAATGATCAATATCGCTGAAGAATATATTTATATTCAAACACCTTATTTTATTCCGGATGAAGCCGTATTTGAGGCAGTTGAAATGGCGGCTTTATCAGGCGTGGAAGTACATATCATGATTCCGTCAAAACCTGACCACCCATTAGTTTATCGAGCAACGGAATACTACGTAAAATCCTTATTAAAGTCTGGGGTACATATCCATAAATATCGTGACGATGGTTTTTTACATGCCAAAACATTGTGCGTCGATGGTCATATAGCTAGCGTTGGTACAGCAAACTTTGATATTCGAAGCTTTGCTTTGAATTTTGAAATCAATGCCTTTGTATATGACCGTAAACTTGTTGCTCAACTAGAAGAAATTTTTCAAAATGACCTAAAAGAATCTACACAAGTAGATATGGATTATTTTAAAAACCAAACAAAATGGAAGAAATTCCGCCAAGGGTTCTCGAGATTGTTCTCACCAGTTTTATAA